In Drosophila yakuba strain Tai18E2 chromosome 2R, Prin_Dyak_Tai18E2_2.1, whole genome shotgun sequence, a single genomic region encodes these proteins:
- the LOC6531268 gene encoding patronin isoform X18 — protein MDVETQEIRQARQRASVKWLLSKAFNNRVPDNLKEPFYRDHENQERLKPQIIVELGNATLYCQTLANLYSDPNYQSMNHWSIIQTLARKGVPVAESADMPITETVLIQTNPLRINAHMSVIESLMVLYAKEISSGDRVMAAIRRISGNNYQAPTGQSYEQALLGWISHACAALKKRIIKEVDAGLPDDNGSRLQTPDIPPVRDFQDLCDGICLALLISYYCPKVVPWTSVRINYLPAVEDSIHNILLVCNFSQKHLPYTVMHMTPEDVTYMRGSMKLNLVVLLTDLFNLFEIHPAKCVCYPGMDGQDVIARRTMGANEHGICHRRGLTVQPVTPIPDLRSDLDQPPVGSPQNRPPFQVPHSNSFGGGLNRRSTPPNEYQTVQSNNFDANHAEAFVVHKSRGITTLASMHSQQQQLHQQQHQQHQQQYQQQPLQQHPSQSQLQIQQQEPLVPARLRQAKEKTNVESKADERGDFVAAGRPSNWEQSRRPSFAGRRSRRNSSSEDSQLTIENFGGSQDQLNTLGRYERDRERKLSNTSVGSYPVEPAVAVRSSIADARGTLQLSYDTDSGSEKQDRETEKYSMRRQVSVDNVPTVSSHNLSNAGSPLPVARHKQHSSDKDYSSNSGMTPDAYNDTRSTSAYDPESTPVRKSSTSSMPASPAAWQLDVGDDDMRSLENASKLSTIRMKLEEKRRRIEQDKRKIEMALLRHQEKEDLESCPDVMKWETMSNESKRTPDMDPVDLDKYQQSIAIMNMNLQDIQQDIHRLATQQSQMQAQHLQAQQLMQAQQIANMLNQQQTYGSQQHLADHHYQQQRPMQQSFGSSPHIPQAYNAPVSAYSSRPPSRDPYQQQLHHQQQQPMPMPQPMQYVNEHGQYMSPPQPAHYMPQQTQQPQSIYSDNGAAYNHSNHSPYGGAPQYRSSVVYDDYGQPTNHFYLHESSPQPQAHPHPQRRTWAHSAAAAAYEQQQQIQPSLVDVNAWQTQQHQKQKQTWMNRPPSSAGAPSPGSFMLHQNGGGGGGGGGGGELQHLFQVQASPQHGQRQVSGSNGVQRQQSLTNLRDNRSPKAPQNMGMPMGMPMQQEDMMAPQSICFIGDEEDVDELERNIIESMQSTHITDFVHQQQQQHQQQLQQQQRLQGHSGRGSSSEDYDSGEMISNKLNITSGNLTYRIPSPSRPSIQANSFQDPRAMAAAPGAEDQPPEKGFYISFDDEQPKRPKPPLRAKRSPKKESPPGSRDSVDNQATLKRESLSHLHNNNNIGFGNDDVNSKPVTRHSIHGLNNSNSVKSPGNATYNKYTDEPPIQLRQLAVSGAMSPTSNERRHLDDVSNQSPQQTQQPMSPTRLQQSSNNAEAAKNKALVIGADSTNLDPESVDEMERRKEKIMLLSLQRRQQQEEAKARKEIEASQKREKEREKEEERSRKKEEQMARRAAILEQHRLKKAIEEAEREGKTLDRPDLHVKLQSHSSTSTTPRLRQQRTTRPRPKTIHVDDASVDISEASSISSRGKKGSSSNLTESPDDYPSTSSTPIGRRGSYKTSRDSGLGRATPPRRAPSPGMGMGASGRHMPSPSGPGSLPPGLISKRRGFDDGSSDFSLTPNLNMEYSGPKLYKQPAAKSNRGIILNAVEYCVFPGVVNREAKQKVLEKIARSEAKHFLVLFRDAGCQFRALYSYQPETDQVTKLYGTGPSQVEEVMFDKFFKYNSGGKCFSQVHTKHLTVTIDAFTIHNSLWQGKRVQLPSKKDMALVI, from the exons ATGGATGTCGAAACACAGGAAATACGACAG GCTCGTCAACGTGCTTCCGTCAAATGGCTGCTTTCGAAAGCGTTCAACAATCGCGTGCCGGACAACCTGAAGGAGCCCTTCTACCGCGACCATGAGAATCAGGAGCGCCTCAAGCCGCAGATCATCGTGGAGCTGGGCAATGCCACGCTCTACTGCCAGACGCTGGCCAATCTGTACTCAGATCCCAACTACCAAAGCATGAACCACTGGTCAATAATACAGACGCTAGCGCGCAAGGGAGTTCCCGTGGCCGAATCCGCGGACATGCCCATTACCGAAACGGTATTAATTCAAACAAATCCGCTGCGAATT AACGCCCACATGTCTGTGATAGAATCGCTGATGGTTTTGTATGCGAAGGAAATATCATCGGGTGACCGCGTAATGGCGGCCATACGAAG AATATCTGGCAACAACTATCAGGCGCCCACTGGCCAGTCCTACGAGCAAGCTCTGCTGGGCTGGATTTCACATGCTTGCGCCGCTCTGAAGAAGCGCATTATCAAGGAGGTGGACGCAGGACTGCCCGACGATAAT GGTTCTCGTCTGCAGACCCCGGATATACCACCTGTAAGGGACTTCCAGGATCTGTGCGATGGAATCTGCTTGGCGCTGCTCATCTCGTACTACTGCCCAAAGGTGGTGCCGTGGACGAGTGTGCGGATCAACTATCTGCCCGCCGTCGAGGACTCGATTCACAACATCCTGCTGGTCTGCAATTTCTCGCAGAAGCATCTGCCCTATACAGTGATGCATATGACGCCCGAGGATGTGACCTACATGCGCGG ATCCATGAAACTGAATCTGGTAGTGTTGCTGACGGATTTGTTCAATCTGTTTGAGATACACCCGGCAAAATGTGTTTGTTACCCCGGCATGGATGGTCAGG ATGTCATCGCCCGGCGCACTATGGGCGCCAATGAGCACGGGATCTGCCATCGACGGGGCCTCACAGTGCAGCCCGTCACACCCATTCCCGATCTGCGCAGCGATCTCGACCAGCCGCCCGTAGGCTCGCCTCAGAACCGACCACCGTTCCAAG TTCCGCACTCGAATTCATTTGGCGGCGGCTTAAATCGAAGATCAACCCCGCCCAACGAATACCAGACGGTTCAGTCAAATAATTTTGACGCTAATCATGCCGAag CCTTCGTGGTGCACAAGTCGCGTGGCATCACCACACTCGCCTCCATGcactcgcagcagcagcagctccatcagcagcaacatcaacagcatcagcagcaataccagcagcagccactgcagcagcaccCATCCCAGTCGCAGCTCCAAATCCAGCAGCAGGAGCCCTTGGTTCCGGCTCGCTTGCGCCAGGCTAAAGAAAAGACCAATGTTGAGTCGAAGGCGGACGAGAGAG GCGATTTTGTCGCTGCGGGTCGACCAAGTAACTGGGAACAGAGCCGCCGGCCAAGCTTTGCAG GTCGTCGCTCGCGCAGGAACTCTTCCAGCGAGGACTCCCAGCTGACTATCGAGAACTTTGGTGGCTCCCAGGATCAGCTGAACACGCTGGGGCGATACGAACGTGACAGGGAACGCAAGTTGTCCAACACCAGTGTGGGCAGTTATCCAGTTGAACCCGCTGTGGCCGTTCGCTCTTCGATTGCCGATGCTAGGGGCACGTTGCAGTTGAGCTACGATACGGATTCCGGCTCTGAGAAGCAGGATCGCGAAACGGAAAAGTATTCGATGCGCCGGCAAGTCAG TGTCGACAATGTGCCCACGGTGTCGTCGCACAATCTTTCGAATGCGGGCAGCCCGTTGCCGGTGGCTAGGCACAAGCAACATTCCAGCGACAAAGactacagcagcaacagcggcatGACACCAGATGCATACAACGATACCCGCTCCACCAGTGCTTACGATCCGGAGAGCACGCCCGTTCGCAAATCCTCGACGAGCAGCATGCCAGCAAGTCCCGCTGCCTGGCAGTTGGATGTGGGAGACGACGACATGCGCTCGCTGGAGAATGCCAGCAAGTTGTCCACCATACGAATGAAACTGGAGGAAAAGCGGCGGCGCATTGAGCAGGACAAGCGCAAGATCGAGATGGCTTTGCTGCGCCACCAGGAGAAG GAGGATTTGGAGTCGTGTCCGGACGTAATGAAGTGGGAGACAATGAGCAACGAATCAAAGCGCACGCCGGATATGGATCCCGTGGACTTGGACAAGTACCAG CAAAGTATCGCCATCATGAACATGAACCTGCAGGATATCCAGCAGGATATCCACCGCCTGGCCACCCAGCAAAGCCAAATGCAGGCACAGCACCTCCAAGCCCAACAGCTCATGCAGGCTCAGCAGATAGCCAACATGCTGAACCAG CAGCAGACCTATGGGTCGCAGCAGCACCTGGCTGATCATCATTACCAGCAGCAGAGACCCATGCAGCAAAGCTTTGGTTCATCGCCCCATATTCCGCAGGCCTACAACGCCCCAGTCAGCGCATACAGCTCCCGTCCGCCCAGTCGCGATCcctaccagcagcagctccaccatcagcagcagcagcccatgcccatgccacAACCAATGCAGTACGTCAACGAGCACGGGCAGTATATGTCGCCGCCGCAGCCCGCGCACTACATGCCGCAGCAGACGCAACAGCCGCAGAGCATCTACAGCGACAACGGGGCGGCGTACAACCACAGTAACCACTCACCATACGGCGGAGCTCCACAGTATCGAAGCAGCGTGGTGTACGATGATTACGGGCAGCCCACCAACCACTTCTACCTGCATGAGTCATCGCCGCAGCCACAAgctcatccgcatccgcagcGTAGGACTTGGGCCCACtccgcagcagccgccgcttatgagcaacagcaacagatcCAGCCTTCCCTGGTGGATGTGAATGCCTGGCAGACGCAGCAGCACCAGAAGCAGAAACAGACCTGGATGAACAGGCCGCCCTCAAGTGCGGGAGCTCCCAGTCCCGGCAGCTTTATGCTGCACCAAAACggtggaggcggtggcggtggtggtggtggtggtgagcTACAGCACCTGTTTCAGGTACAGGCCTCGCCACAGCATGGCCAACGTCAGGTTAGTGGATCCAATGGCGTGCAGCGCCAGCAATCGCTGACCAATTTGCGAGACAATCGCTCGCCCAAGGCACCACAAAACATGGGAATGCCCATGGGCATGCCAATGCAGCAAGAGGACATGATGGCACCGCAGAGTATTTGCTTTATCGGTGACGAGGAGGATGTTGATGAGCTGGAGCGGAACATCATCGAATCAATGCAGTCGACGCACATCACCGACTTTgtgcaccagcagcagcagcaacaccaacagcaacttcagcagcaacagcggtTGCAGGGCCACAGCGGACGAGGCAGCAGCTCGGAGGATTATGACAGCGGGGAGATGATCTCCAACAAGCTGAATATCACCAGCGGCAATCTCACCTATCGCATACCCTCGCCATCCCGTCCCTCCATCCAAGCCAACAGCTTCCAGGATCCCCGAGCCATGGCAGCAGCTCCCGGTGCTGAGGACCAGCCGCCCGAGAAGGGTTTCTACATCTCCTTCGACGATGAGCAGCCCAAACGACCCAAGCCACCTCTGCGCGCCAAGCGATCGCCCAAAAAGGAGTCTCCACCGGGCAGTAGGGACAGCGTCGATAATCAGGCGACTCTGAAACGTGAATCGCTTAGTCATctgcacaacaacaacaatattgGATTTGGAAATGATGATGTCAACAGCAAACCGGTGACCAGGCACAGCATCCATGGCCTAAACAACTCCAATAGTGTCAAATCTCCCGGAAATGCCACGTACAACAAGTACACGGATGAGCCGCCCATCCAACTGCGTCAGCTTGCCGTTTCTGGAGCAATGTCACCAACTAGTAACGAACGTCGCCACTTGGACGATGTCAGCAATCAGTCACCGCAGCAGACGCAGCAACCAATGTCGCCCACGCGACTCCAAcagagcagcaacaatgcAGAGGCGGCCAAGAACAAGGCGCTGGTCATCGGAGCAGATTCCACCAATTTGGATCCG GAATCTGTAGATGAGATGGAGCGGCGCAAGGAGAAAATCATGCTGCTGTCTTTGCAACGTCGCCAGCAACAGGAGGAGGCCAAGGCGCGCAAAGAGATTGAGGCTTCTCAGAAGCGAGAAAAGGAGCGCGAGAAGGAAGAGGAACGATCGCGCAAGAAGGAGGAGCAAATGGCACGGCGAGCGGCCATTTTGGAGCAGCACAGACTCAAGAAAGCCATTGAAGAGGCCGAGCGAGAG gGTAAAACCCTGGATCGGCCCGATCTGCACGTGAAGCTGCAATCCCATTCATCCACCTCAACGACCCCGCGGCTGAGGCAGCAGCGTACCACGCGTCCCAGACCGAAGACAATTCACGTGGACGATGCCAGCGTGGACATCAGCGAGGCTTCAAGTATCTCTAGTCGGGGCAAAAAAGGCTCAAGCTCGAATCTAACTG AGTCACCCGATGATTATCCCAGTACAAGTTCAACTCCGATTGGACGACGGGGATCGTACAAAACTTCCAGAG ATTCGGGACTGGGACGCGCCACTCCGCCGAGGCGTGCTCCGTCGCctggaatgggaatgggcgCTTCAGGTAGGCATATGCCATCTCCCTCCGGACCGGGCTCATTGCCGCCAGGTTTGATATCGAAACGTCGCGGATTTGATGATGGATCCAGCGATTTCTCTTTAACTCCGAATTTGAACATGGAATATTCGG GTCCTAAACTTTATAAGCAACCAGCGGCCAAATCGAATCGTGGAATTATCCTGAATGCCGTTGAATACTGTGTTTTTCCCGGCGTTGTCAACCGCGAGGCCAAACAGAAAGTGCTGGAGAAGATAGCGCGCTCGGAGGCGAAGCACTTCCTGGTACTCTTCCGCGATGCTGGCTGCCAGTTCCGCGCCCTCTACAGCTACCAGCCGGAAACGGACCAGGTGACCAAGCTGTATGGTACTGGGCCTAGTCAAGTCGAAGAAGTCATGTTCGACAAGTTCTTCAA ATATAACTCAGGAGGCAAGTGCTTCTCGCAAGTGCACACCAAGCATCTGACAGTGACCATCGACGCCTTCACAATACACAACTCCCTGTGGCAGGGCAAGCGGGTGCAGTTGCCCAGCAAAAAAGACATGGCGCTTGTAATCTAA
- the LOC6531268 gene encoding patronin isoform X8 — MDVETQEIRQARQRASVKWLLSKAFNNRVPDNLKEPFYRDHENQERLKPQIIVELGNATLYCQTLANLYSDPNYQSMNHWSIIQTLARKGVPVAESADMPITETVLIQTNPLRINAHMSVIESLMVLYAKEISSGDRVMAAIRRISGNNYQAPTGQSYEQALLGWISHACAALKKRIIKEVDAGLPDDNGSRLQTPDIPPVRDFQDLCDGICLALLISYYCPKVVPWTSVRINYLPAVEDSIHNILLVCNFSQKHLPYTVMHMTPEDVTYMRGSMKLNLVVLLTDLFNLFEIHPAKCVCYPGMDGQDVIARRTMGANEHGICHRRGLTVQPVTPIPDLRSDLDQPPVGSPQNRPPFQAFVVHKSRGITTLASMHSQQQQLHQQQHQQHQQQYQQQPLQQHPSQSQLQIQQQEPLVPARLRQAKEKTNVESKADERGDFVAAGRPSNWEQSRRPSFAGRRSRRNSSSEDSQLTIENFGGSQDQLNTLGRYERDRERKLSNTSVGSYPVEPAVAVRSSIADARGTLQLSYDTDSGSEKQDRETEKYSMRRQVSVDNVPTVSSHNLSNAGSPLPVARHKQHSSDKDYSSNSGMTPDAYNDTRSTSAYDPESTPVRKSSTSSMPASPAAWQLDVGDDDMRSLENASKLSTIRMKLEEKRRRIEQDKRKIEMALLRHQEKEDLESCPDVMKWETMSNESKRTPDMDPVDLDKYQQSIAIMNMNLQDIQQDIHRLATQQSQMQAQHLQAQQLMQAQQIANMLNQQQTYGSQQHLADHHYQQQRPMQQSFGSSPHIPQAYNAPVSAYSSRPPSRDPYQQQLHHQQQQPMPMPQPMQYVNEHGQYMSPPQPAHYMPQQTQQPQSIYSDNGAAYNHSNHSPYGGAPQYRSSVVYDDYGQPTNHFYLHESSPQPQAHPHPQRRTWAHSAAAAAYEQQQQIQPSLVDVNAWQTQQHQKQKQTWMNRPPSSAGAPSPGSFMLHQNGGGGGGGGGGGELQHLFQVQASPQHGQRQVSGSNGVQRQQSLTNLRDNRSPKAPQNMGMPMGMPMQQEDMMAPQSICFIGDEEDVDELERNIIESMQSTHITDFVHQQQQQHQQQLQQQQRLQGHSGRGSSSEDYDSGEMISNKLNITSGNLTYRIPSPSRPSIQANSFQDPRAMAAAPGAEDQPPEKGFYISFDDEQPKRPKPPLRAKRSPKKESPPGSRDSVDNQATLKRESLSHLHNNNNIGFGNDDVNSKPVTRHSIHGLNNSNSVKSPGNATYNKYTDEPPIQLRQLAVSGAMSPTSNERRHLDDVSNQSPQQTQQPMSPTRLQQSSNNAEAAKNKALVIGADSTNLDPESVDEMERRKEKIMLLSLQRRQQQEEAKARKEIEASQKREKEREKEEERSRKKEEQMARRAAILEQHRLKKAIEEAEREGKTLDRPDLHVKLQSHSSTSTTPRLRQQRTTRPRPKTIHVDDASVDISEASSISSRGKKGSSSNLTGYGQLSSNSMKRDYYRGSQDSLTVKESPDDYPSTSSTPIGRRGSYKTSREPAGVERGRTLSRISVAKGSTLNFRGRKSNSLMNLCDTDSGLGRATPPRRAPSPGMGMGASGRHMPSPSGPGSLPPGLISKRRGFDDGSSDFSLTPNLNMEYSGPKLYKQPAAKSNRGIILNAVEYCVFPGVVNREAKQKVLEKIARSEAKHFLVLFRDAGCQFRALYSYQPETDQVTKLYGTGPSQVEEVMFDKFFKYNSGGKCFSQVHTKHLTVTIDAFTIHNSLWQGKRVQLPSKKDMALVI, encoded by the exons ATGGATGTCGAAACACAGGAAATACGACAG GCTCGTCAACGTGCTTCCGTCAAATGGCTGCTTTCGAAAGCGTTCAACAATCGCGTGCCGGACAACCTGAAGGAGCCCTTCTACCGCGACCATGAGAATCAGGAGCGCCTCAAGCCGCAGATCATCGTGGAGCTGGGCAATGCCACGCTCTACTGCCAGACGCTGGCCAATCTGTACTCAGATCCCAACTACCAAAGCATGAACCACTGGTCAATAATACAGACGCTAGCGCGCAAGGGAGTTCCCGTGGCCGAATCCGCGGACATGCCCATTACCGAAACGGTATTAATTCAAACAAATCCGCTGCGAATT AACGCCCACATGTCTGTGATAGAATCGCTGATGGTTTTGTATGCGAAGGAAATATCATCGGGTGACCGCGTAATGGCGGCCATACGAAG AATATCTGGCAACAACTATCAGGCGCCCACTGGCCAGTCCTACGAGCAAGCTCTGCTGGGCTGGATTTCACATGCTTGCGCCGCTCTGAAGAAGCGCATTATCAAGGAGGTGGACGCAGGACTGCCCGACGATAAT GGTTCTCGTCTGCAGACCCCGGATATACCACCTGTAAGGGACTTCCAGGATCTGTGCGATGGAATCTGCTTGGCGCTGCTCATCTCGTACTACTGCCCAAAGGTGGTGCCGTGGACGAGTGTGCGGATCAACTATCTGCCCGCCGTCGAGGACTCGATTCACAACATCCTGCTGGTCTGCAATTTCTCGCAGAAGCATCTGCCCTATACAGTGATGCATATGACGCCCGAGGATGTGACCTACATGCGCGG ATCCATGAAACTGAATCTGGTAGTGTTGCTGACGGATTTGTTCAATCTGTTTGAGATACACCCGGCAAAATGTGTTTGTTACCCCGGCATGGATGGTCAGG ATGTCATCGCCCGGCGCACTATGGGCGCCAATGAGCACGGGATCTGCCATCGACGGGGCCTCACAGTGCAGCCCGTCACACCCATTCCCGATCTGCGCAGCGATCTCGACCAGCCGCCCGTAGGCTCGCCTCAGAACCGACCACCGTTCCAAG CCTTCGTGGTGCACAAGTCGCGTGGCATCACCACACTCGCCTCCATGcactcgcagcagcagcagctccatcagcagcaacatcaacagcatcagcagcaataccagcagcagccactgcagcagcaccCATCCCAGTCGCAGCTCCAAATCCAGCAGCAGGAGCCCTTGGTTCCGGCTCGCTTGCGCCAGGCTAAAGAAAAGACCAATGTTGAGTCGAAGGCGGACGAGAGAG GCGATTTTGTCGCTGCGGGTCGACCAAGTAACTGGGAACAGAGCCGCCGGCCAAGCTTTGCAG GTCGTCGCTCGCGCAGGAACTCTTCCAGCGAGGACTCCCAGCTGACTATCGAGAACTTTGGTGGCTCCCAGGATCAGCTGAACACGCTGGGGCGATACGAACGTGACAGGGAACGCAAGTTGTCCAACACCAGTGTGGGCAGTTATCCAGTTGAACCCGCTGTGGCCGTTCGCTCTTCGATTGCCGATGCTAGGGGCACGTTGCAGTTGAGCTACGATACGGATTCCGGCTCTGAGAAGCAGGATCGCGAAACGGAAAAGTATTCGATGCGCCGGCAAGTCAG TGTCGACAATGTGCCCACGGTGTCGTCGCACAATCTTTCGAATGCGGGCAGCCCGTTGCCGGTGGCTAGGCACAAGCAACATTCCAGCGACAAAGactacagcagcaacagcggcatGACACCAGATGCATACAACGATACCCGCTCCACCAGTGCTTACGATCCGGAGAGCACGCCCGTTCGCAAATCCTCGACGAGCAGCATGCCAGCAAGTCCCGCTGCCTGGCAGTTGGATGTGGGAGACGACGACATGCGCTCGCTGGAGAATGCCAGCAAGTTGTCCACCATACGAATGAAACTGGAGGAAAAGCGGCGGCGCATTGAGCAGGACAAGCGCAAGATCGAGATGGCTTTGCTGCGCCACCAGGAGAAG GAGGATTTGGAGTCGTGTCCGGACGTAATGAAGTGGGAGACAATGAGCAACGAATCAAAGCGCACGCCGGATATGGATCCCGTGGACTTGGACAAGTACCAG CAAAGTATCGCCATCATGAACATGAACCTGCAGGATATCCAGCAGGATATCCACCGCCTGGCCACCCAGCAAAGCCAAATGCAGGCACAGCACCTCCAAGCCCAACAGCTCATGCAGGCTCAGCAGATAGCCAACATGCTGAACCAG CAGCAGACCTATGGGTCGCAGCAGCACCTGGCTGATCATCATTACCAGCAGCAGAGACCCATGCAGCAAAGCTTTGGTTCATCGCCCCATATTCCGCAGGCCTACAACGCCCCAGTCAGCGCATACAGCTCCCGTCCGCCCAGTCGCGATCcctaccagcagcagctccaccatcagcagcagcagcccatgcccatgccacAACCAATGCAGTACGTCAACGAGCACGGGCAGTATATGTCGCCGCCGCAGCCCGCGCACTACATGCCGCAGCAGACGCAACAGCCGCAGAGCATCTACAGCGACAACGGGGCGGCGTACAACCACAGTAACCACTCACCATACGGCGGAGCTCCACAGTATCGAAGCAGCGTGGTGTACGATGATTACGGGCAGCCCACCAACCACTTCTACCTGCATGAGTCATCGCCGCAGCCACAAgctcatccgcatccgcagcGTAGGACTTGGGCCCACtccgcagcagccgccgcttatgagcaacagcaacagatcCAGCCTTCCCTGGTGGATGTGAATGCCTGGCAGACGCAGCAGCACCAGAAGCAGAAACAGACCTGGATGAACAGGCCGCCCTCAAGTGCGGGAGCTCCCAGTCCCGGCAGCTTTATGCTGCACCAAAACggtggaggcggtggcggtggtggtggtggtggtgagcTACAGCACCTGTTTCAGGTACAGGCCTCGCCACAGCATGGCCAACGTCAGGTTAGTGGATCCAATGGCGTGCAGCGCCAGCAATCGCTGACCAATTTGCGAGACAATCGCTCGCCCAAGGCACCACAAAACATGGGAATGCCCATGGGCATGCCAATGCAGCAAGAGGACATGATGGCACCGCAGAGTATTTGCTTTATCGGTGACGAGGAGGATGTTGATGAGCTGGAGCGGAACATCATCGAATCAATGCAGTCGACGCACATCACCGACTTTgtgcaccagcagcagcagcaacaccaacagcaacttcagcagcaacagcggtTGCAGGGCCACAGCGGACGAGGCAGCAGCTCGGAGGATTATGACAGCGGGGAGATGATCTCCAACAAGCTGAATATCACCAGCGGCAATCTCACCTATCGCATACCCTCGCCATCCCGTCCCTCCATCCAAGCCAACAGCTTCCAGGATCCCCGAGCCATGGCAGCAGCTCCCGGTGCTGAGGACCAGCCGCCCGAGAAGGGTTTCTACATCTCCTTCGACGATGAGCAGCCCAAACGACCCAAGCCACCTCTGCGCGCCAAGCGATCGCCCAAAAAGGAGTCTCCACCGGGCAGTAGGGACAGCGTCGATAATCAGGCGACTCTGAAACGTGAATCGCTTAGTCATctgcacaacaacaacaatattgGATTTGGAAATGATGATGTCAACAGCAAACCGGTGACCAGGCACAGCATCCATGGCCTAAACAACTCCAATAGTGTCAAATCTCCCGGAAATGCCACGTACAACAAGTACACGGATGAGCCGCCCATCCAACTGCGTCAGCTTGCCGTTTCTGGAGCAATGTCACCAACTAGTAACGAACGTCGCCACTTGGACGATGTCAGCAATCAGTCACCGCAGCAGACGCAGCAACCAATGTCGCCCACGCGACTCCAAcagagcagcaacaatgcAGAGGCGGCCAAGAACAAGGCGCTGGTCATCGGAGCAGATTCCACCAATTTGGATCCG GAATCTGTAGATGAGATGGAGCGGCGCAAGGAGAAAATCATGCTGCTGTCTTTGCAACGTCGCCAGCAACAGGAGGAGGCCAAGGCGCGCAAAGAGATTGAGGCTTCTCAGAAGCGAGAAAAGGAGCGCGAGAAGGAAGAGGAACGATCGCGCAAGAAGGAGGAGCAAATGGCACGGCGAGCGGCCATTTTGGAGCAGCACAGACTCAAGAAAGCCATTGAAGAGGCCGAGCGAGAG gGTAAAACCCTGGATCGGCCCGATCTGCACGTGAAGCTGCAATCCCATTCATCCACCTCAACGACCCCGCGGCTGAGGCAGCAGCGTACCACGCGTCCCAGACCGAAGACAATTCACGTGGACGATGCCAGCGTGGACATCAGCGAGGCTTCAAGTATCTCTAGTCGGGGCAAAAAAGGCTCAAGCTCGAATCTAACTG GCTACGGTCAACTAAGCTCAAATTCAATGAAAAGAGATTACTACAGGGGCTCGCAAGACTCCCTCACTGTAAAAG AGTCACCCGATGATTATCCCAGTACAAGTTCAACTCCGATTGGACGACGGGGATCGTACAAAACTTCCAGAG AGCCAGCCGGCGTAGAAAGGGGCCGCACTCTGTCGCGTATCTCCGTCGCTAAGGGCAGCACGCTTAATTTCCGGGGCCGAAAGTCCAATTCGCTAATGAATCTGTGCG ACACAGATTCGGGACTGGGACGCGCCACTCCGCCGAGGCGTGCTCCGTCGCctggaatgggaatgggcgCTTCAGGTAGGCATATGCCATCTCCCTCCGGACCGGGCTCATTGCCGCCAGGTTTGATATCGAAACGTCGCGGATTTGATGATGGATCCAGCGATTTCTCTTTAACTCCGAATTTGAACATGGAATATTCGG GTCCTAAACTTTATAAGCAACCAGCGGCCAAATCGAATCGTGGAATTATCCTGAATGCCGTTGAATACTGTGTTTTTCCCGGCGTTGTCAACCGCGAGGCCAAACAGAAAGTGCTGGAGAAGATAGCGCGCTCGGAGGCGAAGCACTTCCTGGTACTCTTCCGCGATGCTGGCTGCCAGTTCCGCGCCCTCTACAGCTACCAGCCGGAAACGGACCAGGTGACCAAGCTGTATGGTACTGGGCCTAGTCAAGTCGAAGAAGTCATGTTCGACAAGTTCTTCAA ATATAACTCAGGAGGCAAGTGCTTCTCGCAAGTGCACACCAAGCATCTGACAGTGACCATCGACGCCTTCACAATACACAACTCCCTGTGGCAGGGCAAGCGGGTGCAGTTGCCCAGCAAAAAAGACATGGCGCTTGTAATCTAA